The Trichomycterus rosablanca isolate fTriRos1 chromosome 17, fTriRos1.hap1, whole genome shotgun sequence DNA segment ttaaaaagataattcaacccggtcacatctgagtcgattctatcagcacgttatataaactcctggttcactttggtaaatcgtaagcggttcttacttgtgatgtagatgagaacagaaaacgttacagagccaatcagaggcaaaagtttattcattaccaaattcgttagttcaggatcatctgctgaacttttagctccttagacggaacgagtctgacggtcggttacagatctgtaataatagcagtttaattaagctttttaatgtaagagagtcacacaaaatgttctgtattagttggtgtttatttaaaaccacgacatttaattaataacagtaaacacggagagataactgagaagagaaacttacgcttcgcgaaaaatgactcgtgactcaatgaatcacttatagcgatacagtgaacaatgtgtctcttctaaaggcgcacacacacacacacacgcgcgcgcgctgctccggtttatcttcactgtgaggctctttttaagtttatttattttatttactgctaaataaAATAGCAGTATTTTATACTGCCTTccgatcgcaatcggctatcggccgatgtccctgaaaggagatcggagatcggaatcggtgccaaaaaccccgatcgtcccatctctagttcaAAGACTTGGGTTTGATCACTATTACTTTTTGAGTGCatgagtttttttttccatagGTACACTCTGGTTCCATCCTAAAAACATGGCAGTATGTAAAATGGCTAATTTAGATGTAAGCATGAGGGATTTTGGGATTGCCTTTGTGCACACTGTGTCTGGAACATAGGCACTGTGACTAATGCCTGTGACAAAGACATTATTGGCAAAGAGTCATTTTTGAGCTTAAGAGAGCGTTTTAATATTTTCCCACCACTGTATTATTaggttaatatacactgatcagccataacatttaaaaccacctccttttttctacacttactgttcattttatcagctccatttaccatgtaaaagcactttgaagtgCTACAATTATTGAGTGTAGTCCATCAATTTCTctatatacctttttaacctgctttcaccctgttcttcaatggtcaggacccccacttcTTTACTGGTAATAGGTCTTCTGTCTCTCACGCACACACATCTGATAAAATTCTGGACTGCAGTTAAACCTTGAAATCGACAGTGAGGGTTGTATCCTTGGCATAgtgttattacattttatatagtTGAAGGTGAATAAGAGGTAAGAACTGATATCTCTGACCACTGTGGATTGTGGTTTACAACAGTGCTGCATGCTGGGGCCTGACAATATGTTTGGAATGTTAAATTCATGTTCTGAGTGAATAGGGAATGTGTGATGGCTTTAGGCAGTTTCTGTAGTGGCATTAATGTTGTACTATAATATGTGTAGCTAGTTTCTAGcaagggtggcactgtcgcctcacagcaagaaggtcctgggttctatccccaggcggggtggtccgggtcctttctgtgcagagtttgcatgttctccccgtgtccgcgtgggtttcctccgggagctccggtttcctcccacagttcagaaacatgcagtcaagttaattggagacactgaattgccctacaggtgaatgggtgtgtgtgtgtgtgtgtgtgtgtctgtctgtctgtctgtctgtctgtctgccctgcgatggactggtgcctcgtccagggtgttactgtgtgccttgcgcccattgaaaagctgggataggctccagcacctccccacgaccttaattggataagcagtaaAGATAGTGAGTTTCTAGCAGTTTTACTGCACCAGTGTTGTTCTAGTtgtggctttatttatttattttttacattattattattattttattatttatttttttactttttttttggtgtttagttttttttatggaCAGTCAGGTTCTCATTTTAAAAGAAATTTTAATTAGTTGCATGTAACTACACTAACTGCGTAGTTCTGTGGAAATTAATCTCTAACAGTTAAACCTTGAATATAGAAAGTAcatttaaaaactgtaattgtataaatattattttaatttattttattttgaaccacTTTGATGACAGTGATTGGTTGCGTATGCTACATTAATTGCATTATGGGAATATGCAATGTATCActcaaaatgtttacattttatcttCTATTTGACAACACATTCTATTTTCAGCACATTAGACCAAAAATCACTTTCTGTGTAAAGACAATTCTGCAATAATCTCACACAAGCCCTTAACTAATACCAGGTACAGATCCAGCTTTTTAAACTGTTTGCTGCAATTGTTGTGCTGTATTTCCAATAATCCAGGTGTTTGTCATAACTACTAGCATGATTAATGTATGAAATCAAGTAAATTGTATGTCTTTTGCCAACTGTTTTGGAAGGACATGTAGTGCTTTTCCACCAGAAGAACTCtagttcttgaaccggttctgttcaggtttcttcgaaccttggtgttttgtagagaaccgacctgcgtttccaccagtttttgggaaccaagcagcgtcatcaacgttgggcgttacacaatgaaagtaaagagcagtaacatgatggcgaagtgtgtagattacctgtgagcatttgtgttgctgttacaaatgtaatcaggtgaaattTTAAAGATGAAAGTGGTTTGAATTCTATATAATGTGGTCTCATGTGAAAACGTCCATTCCAAACCTCTACACCCACAGATGATGTCACGGTTTACGCTGAAAAAtgaagtattctgtggtgccagattagaacgtaagttcgctgtctggaacctctttttttcggtggaaacacgtggaaccggttcaaaatcaagtttgggAACCGGAAGGGAACCGGAactgcgtcggtggaaaaggggtaattgAAACATGAAATAGAACCTAAAGGAAGTCATTGTGTTGTTtacaatcctttttttttttattttaatttttttttttacaatacttAGAAAATTGTATAATCCCAATACATCAAGTTTAAAACAAATAAGCACATGGTTGACCACAAAAAAGACTTACAGCTTTAGTAAATTAAATGCCTTAATCAcctttatgcctagttcacactacacgatttttgccctgattttcgctcgccgactggttgctgctagatttgctggctcggaggcaactcggcgttcgctcggcgatctaaactcggctctcgaagagaaatatctagcatgctaaatatctggatatcagTTGGGCGACaggcaggggaggagttgtaaaacctgggacaggggcataatatagtttctatcagaatgcATCGGCaaacacacgttttacagtatttctgaccttttcGTTCTCGAcgaaacataacaccaacgctgcattgcaaaaatatttattaacctccaactcactacaaaacagacaatccctgctgttcgcgtagccaaatccactctgattaatttatttttcctctttgatttttcgctgcacatcagcgcacaaacaactttgatcgctcgctcattgttgacgtgcatttttggacgtagtATAGtttaacccctcgtcacttcttgtgtgtgtttttgtgacaaaatgtagtttgggagaccagacagactcatctgcgaTTTCTCTaggtagatcgtgtagtgtgtgacccccctatcgccgatcagtcatgtagtgtgaaatccacaacgactgaaaagactcccgagtgcaagagatccagttgtgtagtgtgaactgtgcagcgatctgaacaacttgaaagtcgtgtagtgttaaCTTGGCATTACACAACTAGCACATTAACTACCTTAGTTAATGACCTTAGTTAGCAAAATGATATTTTTCATAAGCCGTATTTGGCAATGCAGAGCGACATGATTCTATAACCCCCCAGCTGACACCAATACAAAAAACCATTATCAGAAGCTCTGAGTATTTGCATATTCCCTGTTGATCACAAGAAAGTCACCAATGGCACAATAATGGCCTTTACGATTCTTCAGGATAGTTTGTATTGTGTTTGTAACATCTCTGTAATGTCAGTCAACATAAAAAGCATAGTAATCACAGTATAGTCATTGGAatttaaaatctgtaaaatcttGCTGGACACCAATCCAGTATTTTAGGCTTTAAAATGCAACTGAATGAAAGTTTCTCCTGGGAACAAGTCgcattaaccctttaatggtctcacaaATAgagtaatgtttaaaaaaaatttctttgcatttcttaggtTCTTGGGACTatatcaacaacaacaataattttttttttttttgcttcgaGTTGACATATcgattgatcagccataacattaaaaccacctccttgtttctacatacattgtccatttttatcagctccacctaccatatagaagcactttgtagttctacaattactgactgtagtccatctatgtctctgcatgctttattagccccctttcatgctgttcttcaatggtcaggactctacaggaccaccacagagcattttagtgtgtgttgtgctggaatgagtggataagacacagcagcactgagttttttaaacacctcactgtccctgctggactgagaacagtccaccagccaaaaatatccagccaacagtgccctgtgggaagcatcctgtgaccactgatgaaggtctagaagatgaccaactcaaacagcagcaatagatgagtgatcgtctctgactttacgtctacaaggtggaccaactaggtaggagtgcctaataaagtggacagtgagtggacacggtacttaaaaactccagcagcgtcgctatgtctgatccactcaaaccagcacaacacaccaccaccatgtctttgtcactgcagtgctgagaatgatccaccacctaaataatacctgctctgtggtggtcctgtgggggtcctgaccattgagaatCTGAGTGAAAGGGGCtaagaaagtatgtagagaaacagatggactacaatcagtaactgtagaactacaaagttcttctatatggtaagtggagctgataaaatggacagtgagtgcagaaacaaggaggtgggtttaatgttatggcaataTATCAATGTAGGTTAGAAAGCCTGTctcttaaaaccatctaccaatatttttgagtttaacacgtcaaccaaggagtagatacgtcctaaacaagattatttaaatacagcttattttttacccaagtatttagactgaAAAAAAGTTTAACCAAATGATTGAGCAGATCATCTCTATGAAAAGGTGACAACAAGAATGTTAATCCTCACTCATTAACCATCTCCCCACTCACTATTGATAGCATCAAATGTTGTTTTGCTGAAGTGTGAAATTAGCCATGTTTAACACTGCTTAAATTCTAATGTTTCTAGTTTATTAATTCTGTGGTTCTTTTCTGTTGTATTTAGACAACACAAACACCGGTCTAAGGAAGCAGGAATCTCATGAAGCATCTCTGCGTACTTCATGGATAGAGTCAGTGCTACAGACCTCAAAAACTCTCACTGGCAGCATGTCATTCTCTGCTAGTTTCAACAGAGGCCCAAGACACCCCTGTCTCCCAACTGTTATGCTGTCCGCAATACATGTTTGACCTCTGTGCTTTTACAAGCAGCCACACTTTTCATCATGCAGTGGCGACGGCGACATTGCTGCCCTATCAAGATGACCTTGAATATGAAACGGTCACTTTTTCGTACCCATGTGTTGGGTCTGCTGTTGCTGGTCCTAATCTTCACCATCTTTCTTAGCTTTCAAGACTGGCTACCGAACAGACCCAGACTACGTGACAACCCAGTTGCCTACACAATGCGGGGTTTACATCCCCCGAAGGAGCATGCTGAGGGCAATTACAGCTCACTGCGAAGCCTTTTCAAGGAGTCACTTTATATTCCTCCTAAGCCACCAGTAAACTTAAGCTCTTACCAGTCTGGAGTTTCTGCCCAAGGTGTAGCAGGATTGATGGCATCTCTGAACAGTAGCCATACAAACACTAATACCTTGCACAGAGAAATGGGTGTGGGAGAGCAGCTGGCACCTCAGCCATACCCCTATGTACTTAATGAGCCTTACAAATGTCAAGAGAGCAGTCCCTTTCTTATTTTGCTTATTGCAGCAGAACCACAGCAGGTGGAGGCCAGAAACGCTATCCGGCAGACATGGGGAAATGAGAGCATGGACATGGGTCTGGGATTTGTGCGGCTCTTTCTTTTGGGCATGCCCAGTGGTCCTAACGGCTACCCTCAGAGTGCCATTAGGGAGGAAAGCCTGCAGCACCATGATATCATACAGCAAGAGTACATGGACACTTATTACAACCTCACTATCAAGACACTAATGGGCATGAACTGGGTTGCCAGGTACTGTCCACATGCCAAGTATGTCATGAAGACTGACAGTGACATGTTTGTCAACACAGAGTATTTGATTCAAAAGCTGCTTAAACCAGAAATGCCATCTCGACACAACTACTTTACCGGCTACCTAATGCGAGGGTATGCACCAAATCGCAACAAAGATAGCAAGTGGTACATGCCTCCAGAGCTCTATTCAAGTGAGAGGTACCCTATATTCTGCTCTGGGACAGGTTACGTATTTTCAGGAGACATGGCTAGGAAGATCTACCAGACCTCTTTAGGCATTCGCCGTCTACATCTTGAGGATGTCTATGTTGGTATCTGCTTAGCAAAACTGCGCATCGATCCAGTGCCACCGCCAAACGAGTTCCTCTTCAACCACTGGAGGGTGGCGTATTCCAGTTGCAAATATAGTCATCTTATCACTTCCCACCAGTTTCAGCCTAGTGAACTCATCAAGTATTGGAACCACTTGCAGAGCAACAAGCACAACGCTTGCATTAACATGACGAAAGAGAAAAGTGGCAGATTACGTCACAGGAAACTGCACTGGGACAGGCTTGGGCGATGACCACAAGCCGAATCTCAGGGTACGGCAGTATATTAGAAGCATGTGTGAAATTCAGCAGTTTACTATTAAAAAAGAGCACATTGTTTTTGTGATTATGTACAGTtaattaaaaagtatttttttaatttgataGATGTTAAGTATTGTAAATCTGTTTTCCTATTTTTCGAGGGATGTTAAGTACATTTATGTGCAATATATAGCATGCAATACAGGTGAAATCAACATTTTCAGGTGCCAACAGAAATTACCCATTTTAAGTTTGTCACAGCTTCTTTctaatatatattaaatgtaaaacacaTGATTAGTGGTAAATTAATAACATGCTGcatttagttatttaatatGGATGCTCTTACACTACTGACATACTTTTATGAATGCAAATAATTTTCACTACTTAAGTCTACCTTAACATGCAAGTggtttacaaaaaaaacaagccaaaTCACTTACCATTAATGTATATAAAACTGAGTACATGACTTACAGTTGTTATGTCAGAGATGATTAAgattgtatttttaaagatttacAATTACTTATTGTTTGCCCACCATTGGGTGAAATGGATCCTACGTAATAAATGTATTTCCTTCTTATGTTCTCTTTGGTGAatagttttttatgtttgtttgccTGTGTATACTATATGGACaattattcatatatatatatatatatatatacagtgccttgcaaaagtattcagcccccttgaacttttcaaccttttgccacatttcaggcttcaaacataacgatatgaaattgtaattttttgtgaagaatcaacaacaagtgggacacaatcgtgaagtggaacgaaatttattggatattttaaactttttttagaaataaaaaactgaaaagtggggcgtgcaatattattcagcccccttgcgttaatactttgtagcgccaccttttgctgcgattacagctgcaagtcgcttgtggtatgtctctatcagttttgcacatcgagagacagaaatttttgcccattcttccttgcaaaacagctcgagctcagtgaggttggatggagagcgtttgtgaacagcagttttcagctctttccacagattctcgatgggattcaggtctggactttgacttggccattctaacacctggatacgtttatttgtgaaccattccattgtagattttgctttatgttttgaatcattgtcttgttggaagataaatctccgttccagtctcaggtcttttgcagactgcaacaggttttcttccagaatggtcctgtatttggctccatccatcttcccatcaattttaaccatcttccctgtccctgctgaagaaaagcaggcccaaaccatgatgctgccaccaccatgtttgacagtggggatggtgtgttcagggtgatgagctgtgttgcttttacgccaaacataacgttttgcattgtggccaaaaagttcgattttggtttcatctgaccatatgaCCATTcatcttcttccacatgtttggtgtctcccaggtgactttttatagatatctttgagaaatggctttcttcttgccactcttccataaaggccagatttgtgcagtgtacgactaattgtgtcctatggacagagtctcccacctcagctgtagatctctgcagttcattcagagtgatcatgggcctcttggctgcatccctgatcagtcttctccttgtttgagctgaaagtttagagggacggccgggtcttggtagatttgcagtggtttgatactccttccatttcaatatgatcgcttgcacagtgctccttgagatgtttaaagcttgggaaatctttttgtatccaaatccggctttaaacttctccacaacagtatctcggacctgcctggtgtgttccttggtcttcatgatgctctctgcgctttaaacagaactctgagactgtcacagagcaggtgcatttatacggagacttgattacacacaggtggattctatttatcaccatcagtcatttaggtcaactttggatcattcagagatcctcactgaacttctggagtgagtttgctgcactgaaagtaaaggggctgaataatattgcacgccccactttttagttttttatttctaaaaaaagtgtaaaatatccaataaatttcgttctacttcacgattgtgtcccacttgttgttgattcttcacaaaaaattacaatttcatatcgttatgtttgaagcctgaaatgtggcaaaaggttgaaaagttcaagggggctgaatacttttgcaaggcattgtatatatatatatatatatatatatatatatatatatatatatatatatatatatatatatatatatatatatatatatatatacaggggttggacaaaataactgaaacacctgtcattttagtgtggtaggcttcatggctaaattggaccagtctggtggccaatcttcattaattgcacattgcaccagtaagagcagagtgtgaaggttcaattagcagggtaagatattgcaatgcacacaacattatgggtgatataccagagttcaaaagaggataaattgttggtgcacgtgttgctggcgcatctgtgaccaagacagcaagtctttgtgatgtatcaagagccacggtatccagggtaatgtcagcataccaccaagaaggacaaaccacatacAACAGGATTAattgtggacgcaagaggaagctgtctgaaagggatgttcgggtgctaacccggattgtatccaaaaaacataaaaccacggctgcccaaatcacggcagaattaaatgtgcacctcaactctcctgtttccaccagaactgtccgtcgggagctccacagggtcaatatacacggccgggctgctatagccaaacctttggtcactcgtgccaatgccaaacgtcggtttcaatggtgcaaggagcgcaaatcttgggctgtggacaatgtgaaacatgtattgttctctgatgagtccacctttactgttttccccacatccgggagagttacggtgtgaagaagccccaaagaagcgtaccacccagactgttgcatgcccagagtgaagcatgggggtggatcagtgatggtttgggctgccatatcatggcattcccttggcccaatacttgtgctagatgggcgcgtcactgccaaggactaccgaaccattctggaggaccatgtgcatccaatggcggtgccgtgtatcaggatgacaatgcaccaatacacacagcaagactggtgaaagattggtttgatgaacatgaaagtgaagttgaacatctcccatggcctgcacagtcaccagatctaaatattattgagccactttggggtgttttggagaagcgagtcaggaaacgttttcctccaccagcatcacgtagtgacctggccactatcctgcaagaagaatggcttaaaatccctctgaccactgtgcaggacttgtatatgtcatttccaagacgaattgacgctgtattggccgcaaaaggaggccctacaccatactaataaattattgtggtctaaaaccaggtgtttcagttattttgtctaacccctgtatatatatatatatatatatacttgccagtatacatatatattgaaCTAAACAATTCAGAGTACATATGTATTAAATCTTTAAGTGTTTTAGATGTAGAGAATTACATAGGCCTAGCTTGTAATTGGCTCGCTTGCATTTCGAAGTTGAAATCTTCAGGAATAAGCACATTTGTTGCAACCAGCCACACTGCTGCTTCGCAGTAATGACTTTAGATTTTCATATACAAAGCTCCATATAGAAATATCTTATAGTTTACTTACTCACCTATAAGAGGCAAATTCAgccaaaaaataattaaaataataaaatgtacattattgTCATTTCTTTTTTCGAGCATCTGAGCAAAACCTTGCCCAAATTATTCCAGTTGCAAATATATAACTGAAATACAtcgatcataacattaaaaccacctccttgtttctacactcactgtccattttatcagctccacttaccatatagaagcactttgtagttctacaattactgactgtagtcaatctgtttctctacatactttttttagcctgctttcaccctgttcttcaatgatcaggacccccacatagcaggtattatttaggtggtggatcattctcagctctgcagtgacacagtGTAGTGCAGTGACTGCAGTGTAGTTGGTcccccttgtagatgtaaagtcagagaagatcgctcatctattgctgctgtttgagttagttcattagtggtcacagggcgctgttggctggatatttttggttggtggactattctcagtccagcagtgacaatgaggtgtttaaaaactccatcagtgctgctgtgtcttatccactcatacagcacaacacacactaacacaccaccaccatgtaagtgtcagggttctgggagagtcctgactagggctgggcgatatttttttctgaatggcgatatacgatatacaggggttggacaaaataactgaaacacctgtcattttagtgtgggaggtttcatggctaaattggaccagtctggtggccaatcttcattaatcttcatgggtgacataccagagttcaaaagaggacaaattgttggtgcacgtcttgctggcgcatctgtgaccaagacagcaagtctttgtgatgtatcaagagccacggtatccagggtaatgtcagcataccaccaagaaggacaaaccacatccaacaggattaactgtggacgcaagaggaagctgtctgaaagggatgttcgggtgctaacccggattgtatccaaaaaacataaaaccacggctgcccaaatcacggcagaattaaatgtgcacctcaactctcctgtttccaccagaactgtccgtcgggagctccacagggtcaatatacacggccgggctgctatagccaaacctttggtcactcgtgccaatgccaaacgtcggtttcaatggtgcaaggagcacaaatcttgggctgtggacaatgtgaaacatgtattgttctctgatgagtccacctttactgttttccccacatccgggagagttacggtgtggagaagtcccaaagaagcgtaccacccagactgttgcatgcccagagtgaagcatgggggtggatcagtgatggtttgggctgccatatcatggcattcccttggcccaatacttgtgctagatgggcgcgtcactgccaaggactaccgaaccattctggaggaccatgtgcatccaatggcggtgccgtgtatcaggatgacaatgcaccaatacacacagcaagactggtgaaagattggtttgatgaacatgaaagtgaagttgaacatctcccatggcctgcacagtcaccagatctaaatattattgagccactttggggtgttttggagaagcgagtcaggaaacgttttcctccaccagcatcacgtagtgacctggccactatcctgcaagaagaatggcttaaaatccctctgaccactgtgcaggacttgtatatgtcttttccaagacgaattgacgctgtattggccgcaaaaagaggccctacaccatactaataaattattgtggtctaaaaccaggtgtttcagttattttgtccaacccctgtatatctcgatatttttttatcccataaggtaaaaacaaaaagacacttctgagacaaagctacatgttccaatttttttacaggcacttttattaatattcatgctggggaagcttcacacaagaactatttttcctttaaaaaaaaagaaaaagagctattctaagaaaaaaaaaagttgttttctaaggcatctcctgtcgtctaatgtgaattacaaatatattgtctggccctttaagaatgttaagtgcactatagggcgcagggagcgagtgtgtagggaagatgttggaatgacacggtttccggctgagcttgtgtgacattaaaagtaaaaccacgttaaagtaaacccctcgttaaccccccacccccccatgtttggactttatacattattttatgtatatgtcgccacaacattaacatttacattaatattttcttttactgtatagaactcagttctgtaatacaggcagaactaatcgttcatgttactgtgtaactattacaacatttaatgcattttaatcagcgttctgcttcatgcactttattattatttaacagctttatttgttgtttaattgctgtttgctccttgtttactgcagagttagttcatgcaatttaataatgtttggttgttaattggccgacaacaagaaatactataatagaagataaataaataaatgacgtttcggacgtcgggcgatcgtccagtataaactaacacaaccacgtacaacatccagtacagaaatcagtgagggagagggg contains these protein-coding regions:
- the b3galt2 gene encoding beta-1,3-galactosyltransferase 2; protein product: MQWRRRHCCPIKMTLNMKRSLFRTHVLGLLLLVLIFTIFLSFQDWLPNRPRLRDNPVAYTMRGLHPPKEHAEGNYSSLRSLFKESLYIPPKPPVNLSSYQSGVSAQGVAGLMASLNSSHTNTNTLHREMGVGEQLAPQPYPYVLNEPYKCQESSPFLILLIAAEPQQVEARNAIRQTWGNESMDMGLGFVRLFLLGMPSGPNGYPQSAIREESLQHHDIIQQEYMDTYYNLTIKTLMGMNWVARYCPHAKYVMKTDSDMFVNTEYLIQKLLKPEMPSRHNYFTGYLMRGYAPNRNKDSKWYMPPELYSSERYPIFCSGTGYVFSGDMARKIYQTSLGIRRLHLEDVYVGICLAKLRIDPVPPPNEFLFNHWRVAYSSCKYSHLITSHQFQPSELIKYWNHLQSNKHNACINMTKEKSGRLRHRKLHWDRLGR